One Phycisphaerae bacterium RAS2 DNA window includes the following coding sequences:
- a CDS encoding Competence protein A, with amino-acid sequence MAIGLSSKKILAVEWDSRSIRMVLARPKTEGVELLKAVSAPIPSNVSAEDAASLGAFIKESISSARIGVGRAILCIPRDQVVLNTISLPPTPAEEMASLVQFQVSKELPFAAEQAVLDFAVAGAHDPKSPCSVLATAIRRELLEFYQKVASAAGLSIESVGLRPLANLIALTAATGGTGPELTLLVDVGPHRTEIDLIRGGVLVFSRAASMSVGMEPSTVAESGEGDGAGYQDSRIIASGVQRESAEANPQAVSALLVEVIRSFEAFRATEPSASLDRIVVAGSSGLEPQLAQMLGARFATRAELFSPEKALGLSAERARELRGFSAALGLAIGHSHDRLALIDFLHPKRPVTKRELRLKKAPSAVMAAILLIGSIYLFQTKYVSPLREEIRTLEKAQSKMKVEEKAVREFAEKVDSLEGWIESEQHWPSVIAALAESFPPDREAYATRLDLELVPVRKSVKREATAKIKFRTASLGTVNELAEKLRAAGFENVVPGKEMPTGARDVYRNDTGIDAVVPQKKWSVASATGSIGAGESESRDAVPPPEATSQATEGGAATSRPATGDGMAGGGSAERQAAGSDSASSKDESAKANAKEESAKSGGAAKAGEASPGAAGRARVPSPTRPPAKGGRS; translated from the coding sequence ATGGCGATCGGGCTGTCGAGCAAGAAGATTCTGGCGGTCGAATGGGACTCGCGCAGCATTCGGATGGTTCTGGCGCGGCCGAAGACCGAGGGCGTGGAGTTGTTGAAGGCGGTGTCGGCTCCGATCCCGTCGAACGTGTCGGCGGAAGACGCGGCGAGCCTCGGAGCATTCATCAAAGAGTCTATATCGAGCGCGCGGATCGGCGTGGGCCGGGCGATCCTGTGCATTCCGCGTGACCAGGTGGTGCTGAACACGATCAGCCTTCCGCCGACGCCGGCGGAGGAGATGGCATCGCTGGTGCAGTTTCAGGTTTCGAAGGAGCTTCCGTTCGCGGCGGAGCAGGCGGTGCTGGATTTCGCGGTGGCCGGGGCGCACGATCCGAAGTCGCCTTGCAGTGTGCTGGCGACGGCGATTCGACGGGAGTTGCTGGAGTTCTATCAGAAAGTGGCGTCGGCCGCGGGGCTTTCGATTGAAAGCGTGGGTTTGCGGCCGCTGGCGAATTTGATCGCATTGACGGCGGCGACGGGCGGCACGGGTCCGGAGCTGACGCTGCTGGTGGACGTCGGCCCGCATCGGACGGAGATTGATCTGATCCGGGGCGGGGTGCTGGTGTTCTCTCGCGCGGCATCGATGAGCGTGGGAATGGAACCGTCGACGGTCGCCGAGAGCGGCGAAGGGGACGGCGCGGGCTATCAAGACAGTCGCATCATTGCAAGCGGGGTCCAACGGGAATCGGCCGAGGCGAACCCGCAGGCCGTCAGCGCGCTGCTGGTGGAAGTGATCCGATCGTTTGAGGCGTTTCGCGCGACGGAGCCTTCTGCGAGCCTGGATCGAATCGTGGTGGCGGGCTCGAGCGGGCTGGAGCCGCAACTGGCGCAGATGCTCGGGGCGCGGTTCGCGACGCGCGCGGAGTTGTTCAGCCCGGAGAAGGCGTTGGGACTTTCGGCGGAGCGGGCCCGCGAGCTGCGCGGGTTCAGCGCGGCCCTGGGGCTGGCGATCGGGCATTCGCACGACCGGCTGGCGCTGATTGACTTCCTGCATCCGAAGCGGCCGGTCACCAAGCGCGAGTTGCGATTGAAGAAAGCGCCGTCGGCTGTGATGGCGGCGATCCTGCTGATCGGATCGATCTACCTGTTTCAAACGAAGTATGTATCGCCGCTGCGAGAGGAGATTCGCACGCTGGAGAAGGCCCAGTCGAAGATGAAGGTCGAGGAGAAGGCGGTTCGGGAGTTCGCCGAGAAGGTGGATTCGCTGGAGGGCTGGATCGAGTCGGAGCAGCATTGGCCCTCGGTGATCGCGGCGCTGGCGGAGTCTTTTCCGCCGGATCGGGAGGCTTACGCGACACGGCTGGACCTCGAGTTGGTTCCGGTTCGCAAGAGCGTCAAGCGCGAGGCGACCGCCAAGATCAAGTTTCGCACGGCTTCGCTGGGGACGGTGAATGAGCTGGCGGAGAAGCTGCGTGCCGCCGGGTTTGAGAACGTGGTGCCGGGCAAGGAGATGCCGACGGGAGCGCGCGACGTGTATCGCAATGACACGGGCATTGATGCAGTCGTGCCGCAGAAGAAGTGGTCGGTGGCGTCCGCGACCGGTTCGATTGGCGCGGGCGAGAGTGAATCGCGTGATGCGGTTCCGCCGCCCGAGGCGACGAGTCAGGCGACGGAGGGTGGGGCTGCCACGAGCCGGCCTGCGACGGGGGACGGGATGGCAGGCGGTGGTTCCGCCGAACGGCAAGCCGCGGGGAGCGATTCCGCGAGTTCGAAGGATGAATCCGCGAAGGCCAATGCGAAGGAAGAGTCCGCGAAGTCGGGCGGCGCGGCGAAGGCGGGCGAAGCAAGCCCGGGAGCGGCGGGCCGTGCCAGAGTTCCGTCACCGACGCGGCCGCCGGCGAAGGGGGGGCGATCATGA